A window of Pyrus communis chromosome 3, drPyrComm1.1, whole genome shotgun sequence genomic DNA:
aaaatctctcaaattccctttaattcctcaactttctcaaattctttaaatcaatttataattgaatacatctgaaatgttataaacttctttaaaatcctaattgaatacacctgatttctaaggattttaataaactatcttaaaattctaattaaatacatcttgaatttcagataatcacttaaaattctaattgaatacccttagattcattaaaagaattaaaatctctcaaaatctcaattgaatacaccctctTTAATGTGGATGATGTCACCTTGACGTCACATGCCTTCAGACGCTAGGTTGGGCGATTATGGCATGAGTGAACAGTCAGGCCTCCTTCTTTTGACTGTAGGCTGACTTGTTTGGGCCGGGGCGGAGCTCCTTTTGTTGGTTTTGGTGGATTGAATCATCCAATCCCCCTTGCAATTGGGAGGGCGTGAAATTGTTCTAGAACATATAATAATGTTAAAAATTGAACAAGTAATGTTGTATAAAAAGCTTAAAACATATAACATCGTATTATTATCCTGAGCTACAACGGTGGTATTCGGAATGTGTGTAAATGAGTCATTGTCGTAGTTTAATTTTCCAATACAAAAATCAAGAGCTCTTGTATATGGCCCCCACCACTCCATAGCTCACATGTTACCCAGTTTAATGGACGGGGCTTGTTGCGGATGGGACATAATTAACTGGCAATTATCAAGCATTTTCGATAGTTTTAACTATAGCTTGCATTATTTTCTCATCAAATCTAAAGGTCGGTTCCAACGAGACGTTCTAATTCTAAAGGACAATCCACGATAAATTTATACAATCAAATCAATCTTGAAAAAATCTTTTTCGAATAGATTAGGTTGAATAATTTGTTATGGTGTCACGATCTTATCTTTACACTTTTTGATTTACTTCCAACAGTATCTCTAAAGTCATCTTAACTAAGATAAGAGAGAAAGAACTCTCACCTCTCTCATGACATCTACCTaattttagaataaaaaattaactcaATTTATAGTGATTTCGAATCATAAACTTATTTACGTTtgttttaaaaagttaatataaaAGTACAAACCATTCGCTTTCCACATCAAGCATATGTGAGATTAGACCAGAAATCAATTTTATTAATCAAAAGTTCGTGATCAATTGGTACACATTAAGAATGTAGAAACGGAGTTATAAACAATTAGTATCTAGTATGAACAACACgaataattataaaatgttGATTAATGTGAATTCACATACGGTAGACCTACGATGTCAAGATGATGCAAGCAAAATCCTTTTGCAAAATAGGCAAATACATTCACATTGAGTCAAATCACTTTGCAATCCTAAAACCACAAAGAGATAAAGTTTAAAAGAAGTGATGTATCACACCTCACTTTCCAATGAAAACCACAACCCACATGATGTTGCTTGGgatattgaaactttgagagatcACAAATCCCCTCTCTCAAAAGAAGATTTTCCCTATGCCCCATTTTCCACGCGATCAAATCTTCTGCATTCAAAATGAGTATAGTTTCTATGTGACCTCAATCATTAACTGACACATATTAAATTTCCGAcaacacaattaaaaaaaattaaatttttaaagacGTGTCAATCAATAATTTGAGTAACAAAGATGCCACACTCATTTCAAATGCAAAAGATTTGATCTCATTTCCCACCCCTTCTATTCCCAATTCACTCCCGAGTCCCAACAAAGCCGATCGATTTCACTCCCTCTCAATCAACCcacacatacatacaagtaGCCTCCACACACTAAATTAGAAAATAGCAAAGTAGTTAATCAATCTTATTACGACACGTGTCGGTCCTCAACTGAAACATTTGAGCTAGGGCACCCCTTTGCTGGCAGTCCCAATCGTGCACAAACATGTGCCCCCCGCCATAAGGACCCCCAATCCTTTAAAACCAACCCCAAATTATTGAACATggtgaaggagaaggaaagaaagagagggaTGGGTTGGGGTGGGCCCTAAATGATGATCCCAAAAGGGCAAAGTACAGAGGGAGGTGCAATTATTCATGCCATGGATTTCATCCTAAGCAAGTCATAAGCAGAAAATTTCCTCATCATCTGGCTATCTCATCCCACAATCAAAAggtttttaaaaaaacaaaaaaaaaaaagtgaaaaaaaaaaaattgaaagtattTTACACATAGATTTAACACATTTTATAATAGAAATATGTAAATTTCACTTCATTATATTAAAAATGTTAGAACAAATGTATTAATTTTGTGTgactaattatattaaataaatcgTCTAAAAGAAAACACTGATGGTATATAATAGAGATATGCATTTTCTACttatattaaaaattgtgagaataaatatattaattttgtatgTCAAAATAAATCGTCAAAAAAAATTGGTATTATATTATAAAACCATCATTTGTTacaatcataaaaaatagaaaagggtttttaattaaagaaactTCTGTATTCTCTCTTTCATATTCTCTTTCATTCACTGCTTCCCtcacttcctctctctctcctctctcaatCTATGAGAGAGACCATTGGAGGGAGAGAAAAAACATAGCTAGAAATCAGGAGCAGCAGCAGGCAGCAGCTAGCCATGAAAAACACCATCAGGTGCTGCATCTCTTGCATTCTTCCATGTGGAGCTTTGGACGTGATTCGAGTCGTACACTCTAACGGCAGAGTCGAGGAAATCAGCGGCACAATCCGGGCCAGCGAGATCATGAAGGCGTACCCTAAGCACGTCCTCAAGAAGCCCTCCTCGTCGGCGTCCGATCACGATGGGGTCGTTCCCAAGATCGTGATCGTTCCGCCCGACGCGGAACTCCAACGAGGAAAGATTTACTTCCTCATGCCGATGCCTGCCTCTTCGAAGACGTCCGAAAAGACGGGGAGGACAAGATCGTCGTCGGCGAAGAAGAAGCGAATCAAAGACGCCGAAAACAACAACgtcaccaacaacaacaacgttGTTTTGAACAGCATCGCCATGACCAACCTGTTGATAAATGATCGGTACTTGAGCGAAATCCTGTCGGAAAAGCATTCGTCGCAGCGGGATCGGCGGCGAGGACGTGTTGGGGTTTGGAGGCCGCACTTAGAGAGCATTTGTGAGTCACCAAGTGATGTGTAATATTGGcggattttcattcttttgatcttcttcttcttagttTTATCATTTGTCTTGAAGGTTCATATATTTTAGTAGggtttgcaaaaaaaaaaaggaaaaagtacTACTGccaattctttcttttttctacctcttttaatttccttaattttctgccattttcttagttttttgtttcttgttttgtatatataaaaaaaaatagggaaagAAGAAATAGTAGGCAAACAAGTTCTATGAGAGGGTCTCAATCATTGGCTCATGGTAATTAATCCGTATGTCTGTCTGtggtttttgtttaattatttcatGCAATGGATATTATGAAATCTATTTAATCTTGTAATTTTTGGAGAGGGGTGAAGATCAAGAAACTAAATTGTTCTGGTTTTGCTTAACTCTGTTTTCTTTCGTGTGGAAGGAgtagttttttcttcttcttttttttcttttatcaatgTGGAAGGAGAAGTTTATCTGAGGAGAGAGACTACTGTGCTGCATATCATACATATGGAAATGAATTAAAGTCGCAAGGTGTGATTGCGATATGATTATAGAAGTGGCCTTGGAATATTTGATTTACTTTAAATCTTTATCTAAAATTATCTCTAAAGTTGGCATAACCTCTCACTTTGATCTTTGATATTGTCCAACGTCAactattttggtcattctatgaGAAATTTCCGTTAAATTGAGGTTATATTTGTCAAATCAATCCCTCTCCTTAAACTGGTGGTTTTTTCAATTTAACAGATATTTTTCACAGAatgaaccaaaatgattgacggtggatAATCTCAATGATAATTTCTATCCATTTAAgactattttgactaaaaaaatcaaatggaaaTGATCATACAGCACACAAGGTTGTCATCTGTGTCGGTAATCCTTTTATGTTGGATATTGATGTAATGATTACTACATATGTACATCAGTAGCTAGCTAGTTCTCATATTTTGTGCGAACACAACCACAAATATATTGTAATCGATCCATGCATTATCATATGCGTGGACAACAAATTTATATTGTAGGTGTCGTATCTACGTTGTTATAATGAACATGAGTACGTTTTATTATACTACATCATGTTTGGTGTTCCAATTACACTAATAATTCCTATACGTATGTCAAATATAAAGATATGGATCGAAATTTAGTACGATAGTAAATGAGATAAATACAAATttttgcatctttttttttttttttttttttttatttatgaattatATTACCGATTACACCTCCGTATTAATAGTAAAGTTGGATTATAGCATCAATTGTTatcatgatgatgatgatgatcaagGTCATCCTGAGGATGGAAATGATAGTCCCCACATATTCACCACATATAGGATAATGCAAATGTAAGCTTTGCACTAGCTTTCAAGTTTCAAGTGGGTATATGGCATGTCTTTAAGCATGTTGTTCTCTTTGAGAATGATTAATTAGATATAGAGATGGTGCGAATGGAATCCTGTAAAGGTAATCACAGTAGGGTTTGACCTTTTTTCTTGGCATTGGCCTGTGGCAGAGGCAGATGGTTGAGCCTTTGATGAGCAACCCCATGTTCCGATCCccatatatgaattttttttcctgcaCCTGGCAGTCCCACCATCTGGGGCCAACCAAAAAAGGCATCGCAGAGTTCAGATAAATGATTGAAATTGTATTATCTCATTCACTTGATCCTTTTGGCACATGTCAGACAGCTATGGGTTAATATTCTTGCACCTATATGCAATAGGGGATGcagaatttaaactttgaaggTTCCAGTgtaaaatacaaatttttttagcCAGGAATTGAGCGCGAAGCGtgcaaaaaaaatcaatttattcACTTGAAACAATCTGATGAATGATATAGAGAGAATTTATCGAGTGCTGTCAACGCAACTTGTCGATATATCCTAGAATGCATTACATCAAACATTTAATAGGCACAAAAAAAACTTGTTCCAAACATTCGTCGAGTCCTCGAAAAACCTTCGCACATATATTTTATGGACTCGGGTGGTCCTGGGACCTTGGTTCCTACTTTCATTGGCCCTTGCCTATATATACACAACATATAAATCATGCTTACAATGCATCATatatagggttagggttaggaaAGCGCGACACTCATTTGTTTGACACAATTTGGCAGAGTCTACTCCATAATGTATGTCAATGAATGAACTATTTAAATTTAACTTTATCATTTATAGAATCATAGATCATTGTTGCAAAAAGtttagacaaattcaaaaccattaaaATATTCATGTAGTATAGAAGATGATAAAATACGGTTTTgcaaagaaacactaaaatgATAATAATTCAATACAAATGTcatatggttttggatttggacgatttttggtagacatgataTTTGAAATAAGAACTAAAAGAtaaacggttggatcgttgtaATACATGATGACGTAGACTCTACAAAATATGTGTCAAAATGTGTATCGATACCCCGTTCCTAACCCATACATATGTATTTTTGATAATTTAGAGCAGAATTATTGAAGGAAAGGTACGtgacttaaatgtgaagatatgtataactaaaaaaaatcttatgaTACTGTGGTTGAAACAGTAGAATAATAGATTAGACAAGTATCAGCTCTCACTGAAAGCAATATTCAACCCATCATTCGTAGTTGAACATAACAAATTTATTAACAATTcacaaaagtaaataaataacgAAAATGCCTTGCTACCAACTTTCTAAAACTAAACTCTTCAATTAAAGTGGACCATGCAGCAATTGACCCATACCCATAACCAGAAGATCACATGAGAGTAGAGAGGATGATATATTTAGGGCCAACTATATATAAATCTCCTAAACTATTGTATTGCCCATGTTTCAATAGTTGTAATACTTTTACAAACTTATATAAAAATGACAAACTCTACATAAACCATTGACACCGTCCACGTAAATTTGTCCTCGTCAACACAAAACATGCACTTGTTAGGCTGAAAATTAACATTTGTACTCACAGACGGATTGATGAAATTGTGACATCCtttaggggagtgatccttatatgtatattctcatccctatctagcacgaggccttttgggagctcactagcttcgggttctattggaactccgaagttaagcgagtagtgcgcaagagcattcccaggatggatgacccattgggaagttcttgtgtgagttcccagaaacaaaaccgtgagggtgtgctgggggcccaaagcggacaatatcgtgctacggtagagtcgggCCGGGGAGGTGATCCcactcgggccgggatgtgacagaaatAGTTTAATTGTTCGTTTGAAAGTGCTTCTAAAAATgcttgaaagtgtttttggtgtaattaattttgagttctaaaaacatttaaattttttttaaaagaagcaCCATATATGTGTTTTTTGCATAAAACGTTTAAATGCTTTTCCAAAATACGTACACTTGAATTTTTGATAAAGATgggtttaaaaaaatttcaccaaatatattttcaattattttaaaatcacttcTAAACAAGTTATAAATCTAGGGTTTACAGTGGATGAGTTTGTAAACCGTATTACTATAGGCAATAATTTAGGGGTTGTATATGTTATTTGATCCCATATTTCACTTTtgcataaataaacaaaaacaaatgggAAAAGAACAAATTGCAGCTCTTCCTGTTTCTCTTTCATATTCGAAACGGCGCCTCACACTTTTCATCGATTACAAAAACCACAGAAGGGCTGGTCGCTTTCTCCACCTTTTGCTTTCATTTCTTTGTGGCATATAATTTTAGTTTCTTTGCATTTTAattgttgtttatttattttgtgtgcTAACTGTGCCCACTATTAGACATGAGAAACTGGTCATTGTGTTTGTATTATTTTCATGttatatttgttattttaacggattttattgtgttaaactttttaTCCGAATGAC
This region includes:
- the LOC137729735 gene encoding uncharacterized protein, encoding MKNTIRCCISCILPCGALDVIRVVHSNGRVEEISGTIRASEIMKAYPKHVLKKPSSSASDHDGVVPKIVIVPPDAELQRGKIYFLMPMPASSKTSEKTGRTRSSSAKKKRIKDAENNNVTNNNNVVLNSIAMTNLLINDRYLSEILSEKHSSQRDRRRGRVGVWRPHLESICESPSDV